One genomic segment of Pseudomonadota bacterium includes these proteins:
- a CDS encoding tetratricopeptide repeat protein has protein sequence MSGFCRQVSNDANAYAICEHMASSYNLTLADMDRGVPRVKRPEGREACLDPGEPDGRLDPAEVYANAIDLAEIEEDRNRAWARGGDSFTFDSPFQRFLSEKADMRIPWLFDDLKDDGGAEWLFGRVLMKVDGFTRSLAMKGSKKGTENYKRALAMEIFRFMRKPARRGGMGIKSGDDGSHENIHRVFSSKSASCIEFVNLYIAIARQAGLEARPVEVYTDSDGEGISHVAVGVELGRGEVLFLDADGDIGLGERQRWSFISRQDLLAYDYNSRGQLNCENEPSCQRSLYKRAMDFSPGQYMVMYNMGHLEFDAGDYQSSIEYFKMAVDEFPDLYEARYNLAKVHDLVGNEEEAISECAAYMRLSGDDDCRK, from the coding sequence GTGAGCGGTTTCTGCAGACAGGTGAGCAACGACGCGAACGCCTATGCCATATGCGAGCATATGGCCTCTTCTTACAATTTGACACTCGCCGACATGGACAGGGGGGTGCCCAGGGTCAAAAGGCCGGAGGGCCGCGAGGCCTGTCTCGACCCGGGGGAACCGGACGGCAGGCTCGATCCGGCTGAGGTCTATGCCAATGCGATAGATCTCGCCGAGATCGAAGAGGACCGAAACCGCGCCTGGGCAAGAGGGGGCGATTCCTTCACCTTCGACTCGCCGTTCCAGAGATTCCTCTCCGAGAAGGCCGACATGCGAATCCCATGGCTCTTCGACGACCTCAAGGATGACGGCGGAGCGGAGTGGCTGTTCGGCCGCGTCCTGATGAAGGTCGACGGTTTCACGAGATCCCTGGCGATGAAAGGGTCAAAGAAAGGGACCGAGAATTACAAGAGGGCCCTCGCCATGGAGATATTCCGCTTCATGCGGAAGCCGGCGAGACGCGGCGGGATGGGAATAAAATCGGGCGACGACGGCAGTCACGAAAACATCCACCGGGTCTTCAGCTCCAAGAGCGCCAGCTGCATCGAGTTCGTCAACCTCTACATCGCGATCGCACGGCAGGCGGGGCTCGAGGCCAGGCCGGTCGAGGTCTACACGGACAGCGATGGAGAAGGCATAAGCCACGTGGCGGTCGGAGTCGAACTCGGCAGAGGCGAGGTCCTGTTCCTCGATGCGGACGGCGACATCGGCCTGGGCGAGAGACAGAGGTGGTCCTTCATCAGCAGGCAGGACCTGCTCGCATACGACTACAATTCCCGCGGCCAGCTGAACTGCGAAAACGAACCCTCCTGCCAGCGTTCACTCTACAAGAGGGCCATGGACTTCTCCCCCGGTCAGTACATGGTGATGTACAATATGGGACACCTGGAATTCGACGCGGGCGACTATCAGTCCTCGATCGAATACTTCAAGATGGCAGTGGATGAGTTCCCCGATCTCTACGAGGCCCGCTACAATCTCGCGAAGGTGCACGATCTGGTCGGGAACGAAGAAGAGGCGATCAGCGAATGCGCAGCATACATGCGCCTGAGCGGCGACGACGACTGCCGGAAATGA